One Gammaproteobacteria bacterium DNA segment encodes these proteins:
- the glnE gene encoding bifunctional [glutamate--ammonia ligase]-adenylyl-L-tyrosine phosphorylase/[glutamate--ammonia-ligase] adenylyltransferase: MPTPPLPETLRAIGEESWHAFLSAAGEQGGGAAAWAEEGTRVFALSDFVARVAAAKPQVVSELMASGDLERDYSSEEFGRRTAAALAAAADEAALIDALRQLRRREMVRIAWRDLAGRAELRTTMTELSRFAEAVVEHTLERLHQWQGAKYGEPLDGAGRSQSLVVVAMGKLGAGELNFSSDIDLIFAFPRDGETVGGRRAISHQEFFIRLGQRLIHVLTTPTPDGFVFRVDMRLRPFGASGPLAVSFDAMEEYYQNHGRDWERYAWIKARPVAGDAAAREQLMAALRPFVYRRYLDYGAYQALRDMKALVDQEVRRKGLDQNIKIGRGGIRSIEFIGQAFQLIRGGRDTVLQEPALCTVLDLLAAQGLLPADVVAGLQEAYAFLRNTEHRLQEADDRQTQALPQDDLGRARLAAAMGYEGWATFLQALDGHRDFVEGCFGDVFTAPDEEEPEAISPLRALWEADPPHGEAAETLLRGRGYDDPGAALGRLRALKESYAVRAMSAQGRRRLDRLVPLVLEAAGAHANPQTTLARLLDLVQAVARRSVYIALLAEHPVAFEQLVKLCSSSPWISAHITRFPILLDELLDPRTLYNPPDREGLTQELALLMDNVAPGDTEQEMDTLRLYGQTNVLRVAAADIAGVLPLMKVSDHLSDIAEVILDTCLKLAWRDTTRRHGVPTCVVDGERREAGFLIVAYGKLGGLELGYGSDLDLVFLHGSAGTAQHTDGAKQTDNDTFFARLGKRLTHLLTTHTAAGTLYEVDLRLRPSGASGLLVGAMEAFADYQRRRAWTWEHQALVRARPVVGDAHLRERFEAIRREVLCQPREPKALQLEVREMRERMRRELAKGTAELFDLKQDRGGIADIEFMVQYGVLLWAATHPAVVRHTDNIRILEAFSAQGLMPAADVGLLADAYRAYRGRGHRCALAQVPALVPHVEFQGYAAGVAALWERMMEA, from the coding sequence ATGCCGACTCCCCCCCTACCCGAGACCCTGCGTGCCATCGGCGAAGAGTCCTGGCACGCGTTCCTGAGTGCCGCCGGCGAGCAGGGTGGCGGCGCCGCGGCCTGGGCCGAGGAGGGCACCCGGGTTTTCGCCTTGAGCGATTTCGTCGCCCGGGTGGCGGCGGCCAAGCCCCAGGTGGTGAGCGAACTCATGGCCTCCGGAGACCTGGAGCGGGACTACTCGTCCGAGGAATTCGGGCGCCGCACCGCCGCCGCCCTGGCCGCTGCCGCGGACGAGGCCGCGCTCATCGACGCCCTGCGCCAACTGCGACGGCGGGAGATGGTGCGCATCGCCTGGCGGGACCTGGCGGGGCGCGCGGAATTGCGAACCACCATGACGGAGCTGTCGCGTTTCGCTGAGGCGGTGGTGGAACACACCCTGGAGCGCCTCCACCAGTGGCAGGGCGCGAAATATGGGGAACCCCTGGACGGGGCCGGCCGCAGCCAGTCCCTGGTGGTGGTGGCCATGGGCAAGCTGGGGGCGGGCGAGCTCAATTTCTCCTCCGACATCGACCTCATCTTCGCCTTCCCCAGGGATGGCGAGACTGTGGGTGGGCGGCGTGCCATCAGCCACCAGGAGTTCTTCATCCGCCTCGGCCAGCGGCTCATCCACGTCCTCACCACCCCCACCCCCGACGGCTTCGTATTCCGCGTGGACATGCGCCTGCGCCCCTTCGGCGCCAGCGGGCCGCTGGCGGTGTCCTTCGACGCCATGGAAGAGTACTACCAGAACCACGGCCGGGACTGGGAGCGCTACGCCTGGATCAAGGCCCGCCCCGTCGCCGGCGACGCGGCGGCGCGGGAACAGCTGATGGCGGCGTTGCGGCCCTTCGTCTACCGCCGATATTTGGACTACGGGGCCTACCAGGCACTGCGGGACATGAAGGCCCTGGTGGACCAGGAGGTGCGACGCAAGGGACTGGACCAGAACATCAAGATCGGGCGCGGCGGCATCCGCTCCATCGAGTTCATCGGCCAGGCCTTCCAGCTCATCCGCGGCGGCCGGGACACCGTCCTCCAGGAGCCGGCCCTCTGCACCGTGCTGGACCTCCTGGCCGCCCAGGGGCTGCTGCCCGCCGATGTGGTGGCCGGCCTGCAGGAGGCCTATGCCTTCCTGCGCAACACCGAGCATCGCCTCCAGGAGGCCGACGATCGCCAGACCCAGGCCCTGCCCCAGGACGACCTCGGTCGGGCGCGTCTGGCCGCGGCCATGGGCTACGAAGGCTGGGCCACTTTTTTACAGGCCCTGGATGGGCACCGCGACTTCGTCGAAGGCTGTTTCGGCGATGTCTTCACCGCCCCGGACGAAGAGGAGCCGGAGGCGATCAGCCCCCTGCGGGCCCTGTGGGAGGCGGACCCACCCCACGGCGAAGCGGCAGAAACTCTGCTGCGGGGCAGGGGCTACGACGATCCCGGCGCGGCCCTGGGGCGGCTGCGCGCCCTCAAAGAGAGCTATGCGGTGCGCGCCATGTCGGCTCAGGGGCGCCGGCGCCTCGACCGTCTCGTGCCGCTGGTGCTCGAGGCCGCCGGTGCACACGCCAACCCCCAGACCACCCTGGCGCGGTTGCTGGACCTGGTCCAGGCCGTAGCCCGGCGCAGCGTCTACATTGCATTGCTGGCGGAACACCCGGTGGCCTTCGAGCAGCTGGTGAAGCTGTGCTCCTCCAGCCCGTGGATCTCCGCCCACATCACCCGCTTTCCCATCCTGCTCGACGAACTTCTCGATCCACGCACCCTGTACAACCCTCCGGACCGCGAAGGCCTGACCCAGGAACTGGCCCTGCTCATGGACAACGTGGCGCCGGGGGACACCGAGCAGGAGATGGACACCCTGCGCCTCTACGGTCAGACCAATGTCCTGCGGGTGGCGGCGGCGGACATCGCCGGGGTGCTGCCCCTGATGAAAGTGAGTGATCACTTGAGCGATATCGCCGAGGTCATCCTGGACACCTGCCTGAAGCTGGCCTGGCGGGATACTACGCGGCGCCACGGCGTGCCCACCTGCGTGGTGGACGGCGAGCGCCGGGAGGCGGGATTTCTCATCGTCGCCTACGGCAAGCTGGGGGGGTTGGAACTGGGCTACGGCTCGGACCTGGACCTCGTGTTCCTCCACGGCAGCGCGGGCACGGCGCAGCACACCGATGGTGCCAAACAGACGGACAACGACACCTTCTTCGCCCGCCTGGGTAAACGCCTCACCCACCTGCTCACCACCCACACCGCCGCCGGCACCCTCTACGAGGTGGACCTGCGGCTGCGGCCCAGCGGCGCCTCGGGCCTGCTGGTGGGCGCCATGGAGGCCTTCGCGGACTATCAGCGCCGACGTGCCTGGACCTGGGAACACCAGGCCCTGGTAAGGGCCCGGCCGGTGGTGGGAGACGCCCACCTGCGGGAGCGCTTCGAGGCCATCCGCCGCGAGGTGCTGTGCCAGCCGCGGGAGCCCAAGGCCCTGCAGCTGGAGGTGCGCGAGATGCGCGAGCGCATGCGCCGGGAACTCGCCAAAGGCACCGCCGAACTGTTCGATCTGAAGCAGGATCGCGGTGGCATTGCGGATATCGAGTTTATGGTACAGTACGGTGTTTTGCTGTGGGCCGCCACGCACCCGGCGGTGGTCCGCCATACTGACAACATCCGCATCCTCGAGGCCTTCTCCGCGCAGGGCCTGATGCCGGCCGCGGATGTCGGGTTGCTGGCGGATGCCTACCGCGCATACCGGGGCCGCGGCCACCGTTGCGCACTGGCGCAGGTACCCGCCCTCGTGCCCCACGTGGAGTTCCAGGGCTATGCCGCAGGCGTCGCCGCCCTCTGGGAACGGATGATGGAGGCCTGA
- a CDS encoding branched-chain amino acid transaminase: MTMDDRDGVIWYDGEMVPWREAKTHVLTHTLHYGLGVFEGVRAYHADQGTAIFRLDAHTRRLFNSAKILNLVIPYEPEEINEAQRRAVAENGLDSAYIRPMCFLGSEGMGLRADGLKLHTIVAAWEWGAYLGAESIERGIRVRTSSFTRHHVNITMCKAKANGNYMNSMLALHEALACGCDEAMLLDNEGYVAEGSGENIFLVRDGIIYTPDLTSALEGITRDTVMSLARDMGYEIREKRITRDEVYIADEAFFTGTAAEVTPIREVDGRTIGNKKQGSNNGRGPITERLQAKYFDVVHGRDPAHTGWLTPV; this comes from the coding sequence ATGACGATGGACGACCGCGACGGCGTCATCTGGTACGACGGTGAGATGGTCCCCTGGCGGGAGGCCAAGACCCATGTCCTCACCCACACCCTGCACTACGGCCTCGGGGTCTTCGAGGGGGTGCGGGCCTATCACGCCGACCAGGGCACCGCCATCTTCCGCCTCGACGCCCACACCCGGCGCCTCTTCAACTCGGCCAAGATCCTCAACCTCGTCATCCCCTACGAGCCCGAGGAGATCAACGAGGCCCAGCGCCGGGCGGTGGCGGAGAACGGCCTGGATTCCGCCTATATCCGCCCCATGTGCTTCCTCGGCTCCGAAGGCATGGGCCTGCGTGCCGACGGCCTCAAGCTCCACACCATCGTGGCGGCCTGGGAGTGGGGCGCCTACCTGGGCGCTGAGAGCATCGAGCGGGGGATCCGGGTACGCACCTCGTCGTTCACCCGCCACCACGTGAACATCACCATGTGCAAGGCCAAGGCCAACGGCAATTACATGAACTCCATGCTGGCCCTCCACGAGGCTCTGGCCTGCGGTTGCGACGAGGCCATGCTGCTGGACAACGAGGGCTATGTCGCCGAGGGCAGCGGCGAGAATATCTTCCTGGTGCGGGACGGCATCATCTACACCCCGGACCTCACCTCGGCCCTCGAAGGCATCACCCGGGACACTGTGATGTCTCTGGCCCGCGACATGGGCTACGAGATCCGCGAGAAGCGCATCACCCGCGACGAGGTCTATATCGCCGACGAGGCCTTCTTCACCGGCACCGCGGCGGAGGTGACCCCCATCCGGGAAGTGGACGGACGAACCATAGGCAACAAAAAGCAAGGGAGCAACAACGGCCGCGGACCCATCACCGAACGCCTCCAGGCCAAGTATTTCGACGTGGTCCACGGCCGCGACCCCGCCCATACGGGCTGGCTGACGCCGGTCTGA
- a CDS encoding zinc-finger domain-containing protein — MTQAEASRNKAAPAAAPTAIKRRDLPLSCPLPDAPVWNQHPKVYLPIENNGHAKCPYCGAEFVLED, encoded by the coding sequence GTGACCCAAGCAGAAGCATCCCGCAACAAGGCCGCCCCAGCGGCCGCACCCACCGCCATCAAGCGCCGGGACCTGCCTCTGTCCTGCCCCCTGCCCGATGCGCCGGTGTGGAATCAGCATCCCAAGGTCTACCTGCCCATCGAGAACAATGGCCACGCCAAGTGCCCCTACTGCGGGGCAGAATTCGTCCTCGAGGACTGA
- a CDS encoding sulfotransferase family 2 domain-containing protein, with the protein MLLSIRHNFLFVHIAKTGGTSIRAALNGYRWRDPYRLPQFICSRLSALTGHRVGVKLPRHAKAVAALEMLPREVFDGLFKFAFVRNPWDLQVSSYHHIRRERPHLMAGHEGFAEFLRWKLSADRPYQYHIDTSITPQADYLVDLHGRVIVDFVGRYERLDEDFAEACRRIGIPCPGLPHKRHARDRRTGYRDYYDDETRQLVSTHFAEDAEMFDYQF; encoded by the coding sequence GTGCTCCTGTCCATCCGCCACAATTTCCTGTTCGTCCACATCGCCAAGACCGGTGGCACCAGCATCCGCGCCGCCCTGAACGGCTATCGCTGGCGGGACCCTTATCGCCTGCCCCAGTTCATCTGCTCGCGGCTGTCGGCCTTAACGGGGCATCGCGTCGGCGTCAAGCTGCCCCGTCATGCCAAGGCGGTGGCGGCCCTGGAGATGCTGCCTCGGGAGGTGTTCGACGGGTTGTTCAAGTTCGCCTTCGTGAGAAATCCCTGGGACCTGCAGGTGAGTTCCTATCACCACATCCGGCGCGAGCGCCCCCACCTCATGGCCGGTCACGAGGGCTTCGCCGAGTTCCTGCGATGGAAGCTGTCCGCCGACCGGCCCTACCAGTACCACATCGATACCTCCATCACCCCCCAGGCGGATTACCTGGTGGACCTCCACGGCCGGGTGATCGTCGACTTCGTGGGGCGTTACGAGCGATTGGACGAGGACTTCGCCGAGGCCTGCCGGCGCATCGGCATCCCCTGTCCCGGGCTGCCCCACAAGCGTCATGCCCGCGACCGCCGCACCGGCTATCGCGATTACTACGATGACGAGACCCGGCAGTTGGTGAGTACCCACTTCGCGGAGGACGCCGAGATGTTCGACTACCAGTTCTAA
- a CDS encoding glycosyltransferase, which translates to MSRAGGGPGDGTRTILIFVSFSGQGGVERMILNLARGLVARGHGVRLVLARADGGWLDHLPAGVEVERLGTRHTLTAVISLARYLRRHRPPLLLVAKDRAIKAAILARALAGVEVRLVGRLGTNASAALAGRGRVKRALWHAGMRRFYGRLDGLVTVSQGVKDDVVAITGMDPRTIRVIPNPVITPDLAHAARRPAGHPWADDKDLPLIIAVGRLTRQKDFPTLLRAFARVAVECPARLVILGEGSDRGGLLALAAELGIGDRVALPGFQGNPHAWVAAADLFVLSSLWEGSPNALTEAMALGVPVVATDCPSGPSELLQGGRVAPLVAPRDVEGLAAAMARVLAAPPDPELLRGAVAAYTMEKSAASYLRFFDELA; encoded by the coding sequence ATGAGCCGAGCAGGGGGCGGGCCTGGCGATGGGACGCGCACCATTCTCATATTCGTCTCCTTCTCCGGCCAGGGCGGGGTGGAGAGGATGATCCTCAACCTGGCCCGGGGCCTCGTCGCCCGGGGCCACGGCGTCCGCCTGGTGCTGGCGCGGGCCGACGGTGGCTGGCTCGACCACCTGCCGGCGGGAGTGGAGGTGGAGCGCCTCGGCACGCGTCATACCCTGACGGCCGTGATTTCCCTGGCCCGCTACCTGCGGCGCCACCGCCCACCCCTGTTGCTGGTGGCCAAGGATCGGGCCATCAAGGCGGCCATCCTGGCCCGTGCTCTGGCGGGGGTCGAGGTGCGGCTGGTGGGGCGCCTCGGCACCAACGCGTCCGCCGCCCTGGCCGGGCGCGGGCGCGTCAAGCGGGCCCTCTGGCACGCCGGCATGCGCCGTTTCTATGGCCGCCTCGATGGCCTGGTGACGGTGTCCCAGGGGGTCAAGGACGACGTGGTGGCCATCACCGGCATGGACCCCCGCACCATTCGGGTCATTCCCAACCCCGTCATCACCCCCGACCTCGCCCATGCCGCACGCCGGCCGGCCGGGCACCCGTGGGCGGATGACAAAGACCTCCCCCTCATCATCGCCGTGGGGCGACTGACCCGCCAGAAGGACTTCCCCACCCTGTTGCGGGCCTTCGCCCGGGTGGCCGTGGAATGTCCCGCGCGACTGGTGATCCTGGGCGAGGGGTCAGATCGAGGAGGGCTTCTGGCCCTGGCTGCCGAACTCGGGATCGGGGACCGGGTGGCCCTGCCGGGCTTTCAGGGCAATCCCCACGCCTGGGTGGCGGCTGCGGATCTGTTCGTCCTCTCCTCTCTCTGGGAGGGCTCACCCAATGCCCTCACGGAGGCCATGGCCCTCGGCGTGCCCGTGGTCGCCACCGACTGCCCGAGCGGCCCGTCGGAACTCCTGCAGGGGGGACGGGTCGCGCCCCTGGTGGCACCGCGAGACGTGGAAGGCCTGGCGGCGGCCATGGCGCGGGTGCTGGCGGCCCCGCCGGACCCGGAACTGTTGCGTGGGGCCGTGGCGGCATACACCATGGAAAAAAGTGCCGCGAGCTACCTGCGGTTTTTCGACGAGCTGGCCTGA
- a CDS encoding glycosyltransferase, whose amino-acid sequence MSRPDLAILVATSGHSGVDTLFRNLAAEIHGRGHALQVLRVDGHGPAWESVLPAHLIVRLGAAHVDTSLLPLVRYLRRERPRALLTDKDRVNRMAVIARRLAGVDTRLVIRIGTTFSRNLEGRRRLHRLGQHLSARHLYPRADVIVVPSRGAAADLVATASIPASKVKALPSPVITARVLAQAREMPAHPWLRDKTRPVFLGAGELCARKDFATLIRAFAALRRRREARLIILGEGRRRGELEALVRELGVADDVDLPGFTANPYGFMANADVFVLSSRWEGLGNVLVEALALGMRCVATDCPSGPREVLEDGRYGALVPVGDVDALARSMAAALDEHHDTGQAAAATRRYGVAAATDGYLQVLGLAPAGGP is encoded by the coding sequence ATGAGCCGTCCGGACCTCGCCATCCTGGTGGCCACCTCGGGCCACAGCGGGGTGGATACCCTGTTCCGCAACCTCGCCGCCGAGATCCACGGCCGCGGTCATGCCCTGCAGGTGCTCAGGGTGGATGGTCACGGGCCGGCCTGGGAGTCGGTCCTGCCGGCGCATCTCATCGTGCGGCTGGGCGCCGCCCATGTGGATACCAGCCTGCTGCCCCTGGTGCGCTACCTGCGGCGGGAGCGACCGCGGGCCCTGTTGACGGACAAGGACCGGGTCAACCGCATGGCCGTCATCGCCCGGCGCCTGGCCGGCGTGGACACCCGGCTGGTGATCCGCATCGGCACCACCTTCTCCAGGAACCTGGAGGGGCGGCGGCGGCTCCATCGCCTGGGCCAGCACCTGTCGGCCCGCCATCTCTATCCCCGCGCCGACGTCATCGTGGTGCCGTCCCGGGGCGCGGCGGCGGACCTCGTGGCCACGGCCTCCATTCCGGCCTCCAAGGTGAAGGCCCTGCCGAGCCCGGTGATCACGGCGCGGGTGTTGGCGCAGGCGCGGGAAATGCCCGCCCACCCGTGGCTGCGGGACAAGACCCGGCCGGTGTTCCTGGGGGCGGGCGAGCTGTGTGCACGCAAGGATTTCGCGACTCTCATCAGGGCCTTTGCGGCCCTGAGACGCCGGCGGGAGGCGCGGCTCATCATCCTCGGCGAGGGACGCCGGCGGGGCGAACTCGAGGCCCTGGTGCGCGAACTCGGCGTCGCGGATGATGTGGACCTGCCGGGATTCACGGCCAACCCCTACGGCTTCATGGCCAACGCCGACGTGTTCGTCCTGTCCTCCCGCTGGGAGGGCCTCGGCAACGTGCTGGTGGAGGCCCTGGCGCTGGGTATGCGCTGCGTGGCCACGGACTGTCCCAGCGGCCCCCGGGAGGTGCTGGAGGACGGCCGCTACGGGGCCTTGGTACCGGTGGGCGATGTAGACGCTCTGGCCCGGTCCATGGCGGCGGCCCTCGACGAACACCACGATACCGGCCAGGCCGCGGCGGCGACGCGGCGTTACGGGGTGGCCGCGGCCACCGATGGCTATCTGCAGGTGCTGGGTCTGGCGCCGGCGGGTGGTCCATGA
- a CDS encoding O-antigen ligase family protein, whose product MISLLVLLPLKGRHLGTDPVLGALGVLLAYIIFSAVYAYLQFGVPYTEQISKSYRGYIEMLTVAVALGWWLAARPNALFPVLVMAVSALLIRILIHIDWHDPLGYMATVRRPGFGMAVIHFALSAALSLVGLLVFSRRILGAGTSWTARFVVAVIFVFALGVVAYAFGLTLTRMAWLAFAVAVPWVMIYMVANRTQPFAGARARALLSIIMAISLVAVIWHQWDKIGPRVITEFDEFVAAAQLDGAHVGDGSIGLRYKALVWGRDRFEERPILGWGIGTFDPLKEKTDDVNLSLHHLHNLYMQVLVEMGLVGAALTALFLILLGQSVFRAYREGLFPSDVVVWLALSMLVAALWAMGNDKIWQAKVRNPFTFLFGVAMAIHFVRMEAHRLRRRRGSAAGSQDPAQGPGPGSDPGAAS is encoded by the coding sequence ATGATCTCTCTGCTCGTCTTGTTGCCCCTCAAGGGACGGCATTTGGGGACGGACCCCGTTCTCGGCGCTCTCGGAGTCTTGTTGGCGTATATCATATTCAGCGCTGTGTATGCCTACCTGCAATTCGGAGTCCCATACACCGAGCAAATATCCAAGTCCTACCGTGGCTACATTGAGATGCTGACGGTTGCGGTAGCCCTCGGCTGGTGGCTGGCGGCCAGGCCTAATGCTCTCTTTCCAGTGTTGGTCATGGCCGTTTCTGCCCTGCTTATAAGGATCCTCATACACATAGATTGGCATGATCCATTGGGCTATATGGCCACCGTGCGTCGACCTGGCTTCGGCATGGCCGTGATCCACTTCGCCCTGTCCGCGGCCCTGAGCCTGGTGGGGCTGTTGGTGTTTTCCAGGCGCATACTGGGCGCGGGGACTTCATGGACGGCGCGTTTCGTGGTCGCGGTGATCTTCGTGTTCGCTCTGGGAGTAGTTGCCTATGCTTTTGGCCTCACCTTGACACGGATGGCGTGGTTGGCTTTCGCCGTAGCCGTACCATGGGTGATGATCTATATGGTTGCGAATAGGACGCAACCTTTTGCAGGCGCCAGGGCGCGGGCGTTACTCTCGATAATAATGGCCATCTCATTGGTGGCTGTCATATGGCATCAATGGGATAAAATTGGGCCGCGAGTAATAACGGAATTCGACGAATTTGTGGCCGCAGCGCAGCTGGATGGTGCCCACGTGGGAGATGGGTCGATCGGGCTTCGCTATAAGGCGCTCGTATGGGGTAGAGACCGTTTTGAAGAAAGGCCGATTTTAGGATGGGGTATCGGCACTTTCGACCCGCTGAAAGAAAAAACGGACGATGTTAATTTGTCTCTTCACCACTTGCATAATCTCTATATGCAAGTGTTGGTAGAGATGGGGCTCGTGGGGGCGGCTCTTACGGCATTATTTCTCATTCTGTTGGGGCAGAGTGTCTTTCGCGCGTACCGTGAGGGGCTGTTTCCATCGGACGTGGTGGTATGGTTGGCTTTATCCATGCTTGTGGCCGCGCTGTGGGCCATGGGTAACGATAAAATTTGGCAGGCCAAGGTGCGCAACCCCTTCACCTTCCTGTTCGGGGTGGCCATGGCCATCCATTTCGTGCGCATGGAGGCCCATCGCCTGCGCCGCCGCCGAGGGTCCGCTGCGGGGTCCCAGGACCCGGCCCAAGGCCCGGGCCCGGGGTCGGACCCGGGCGCCGCCTCCTAG
- a CDS encoding glycosyltransferase — protein MHIAIYFPSYGDGGAERMLVNLATGLVEQGVSVDFITRSSQAPYIEHLATDVNRFFSYVVKDSLFLHEYLQTRKPDVVMAAKEKALDAVLHARHLSRKSFAVVARPGTNVSERLARQNILKRHFARSRLRQLYGQADLIVANSHGVAADISNILGIPCARIPVVHNPVITPALLAQPGTPCLHPWLREKYGVPTIVSMGRLCFVKGFDVLIEAVSRITGACPPRLVIFGQGNWRSRLKALADRLGVSHRVNLAGFNPSPHACLSRADLFVLSSRREGSPNALTEALALGVPAVATDCPSGPREILQDGRFGSLVPVDDAASLAQAITEALSRQPDRDGLKNSVASYSQAHCAAEYRRLFEVLRGQRS, from the coding sequence TTGCATATAGCAATATACTTTCCTTCCTACGGCGATGGTGGTGCAGAGCGTATGCTGGTGAATCTGGCCACCGGTCTCGTTGAACAGGGCGTATCAGTGGACTTCATTACCAGAAGTTCACAAGCACCCTATATTGAGCACCTGGCGACCGATGTTAACCGATTCTTCTCTTATGTTGTTAAAGACAGCTTGTTCCTGCATGAATATCTGCAGACGCGCAAACCTGATGTCGTGATGGCAGCGAAAGAAAAGGCATTGGATGCCGTATTGCACGCCCGCCATCTCAGCCGGAAATCGTTTGCCGTTGTAGCTCGCCCGGGGACCAATGTTTCAGAGCGCTTGGCACGACAAAATATCCTGAAACGCCACTTTGCTCGTTCACGCTTGCGGCAACTTTACGGTCAGGCAGATCTAATTGTCGCGAACTCCCATGGAGTTGCCGCAGACATAAGCAATATCCTGGGCATTCCATGTGCACGTATTCCCGTGGTGCATAATCCGGTAATTACACCGGCGTTGCTGGCTCAGCCAGGGACACCATGCTTACATCCCTGGCTGCGGGAAAAATACGGCGTACCGACGATTGTGAGTATGGGTCGTTTGTGCTTTGTAAAGGGATTTGATGTGCTCATCGAGGCAGTCTCAAGGATAACAGGGGCATGCCCTCCGAGATTGGTCATATTCGGTCAGGGGAATTGGAGGTCTCGCCTAAAGGCTTTAGCAGATCGCCTGGGAGTCTCTCATCGGGTGAATCTGGCTGGATTCAACCCCAGCCCACATGCCTGTCTCAGTCGAGCCGATTTGTTCGTGCTCTCATCTCGCCGAGAAGGTTCTCCGAATGCCTTGACGGAAGCCCTCGCCTTGGGGGTGCCCGCGGTTGCCACGGATTGTCCGAGCGGTCCTCGGGAGATCCTCCAGGATGGCAGATTCGGTAGCCTGGTACCCGTAGATGATGCGGCATCTCTGGCGCAAGCCATTACAGAGGCTTTGTCCAGGCAACCCGATCGCGACGGCTTGAAGAATAGCGTTGCAAGTTACTCTCAGGCACATTGTGCGGCCGAATATCGTCGCTTGTTCGAGGTGCTGCGGGGACAACGATCTTAA
- a CDS encoding glycosyltransferase family 4 protein: MKILHLETGRHLYGGARQVLYLMHGLAARGIEQHLACVPGSELGDAARAEGHDVTELPYAGDLDMRLVYRLRALLRATATDVLHIHSRKGADTWGVLAAAGLDVSVIITRRVDNRDKRVLVRMKGRLSDEFVAISEGVKRALVADGVPARRITVIHSAVDLERYRPHQSPVRDLRTAYGLPADSLLVGVIAQLIPRKGHDYLFQALPRLLKRFPNLRLLLFGQGPLRGDLENSARRLGINPFVTFAGFSPTLANDLPQLNLVVHPALMEGLGVSLLEASACQVPIVASAVGGIPEVVHDHDNGILVPPADPEALLDAISTLLSDDQLRCLLGHGGRMLMEREFSIPQMANAYDRLYETIRHRIGK, from the coding sequence GTGAAGATCCTGCACCTGGAGACGGGAAGGCACCTGTACGGCGGTGCCCGGCAGGTGCTCTACCTCATGCACGGTCTGGCGGCCCGTGGCATCGAACAGCATCTCGCCTGCGTACCCGGCAGCGAGCTGGGGGATGCCGCGAGGGCCGAGGGCCACGATGTGACGGAGCTGCCCTACGCCGGCGACCTGGATATGCGGCTGGTATACCGCCTCCGCGCCCTGCTTAGGGCCACGGCCACGGATGTGCTGCATATCCACAGCCGCAAGGGCGCCGATACCTGGGGCGTACTGGCGGCGGCAGGCCTCGATGTGTCCGTGATCATCACCCGCCGGGTGGATAATCGGGATAAGCGGGTGCTCGTGCGCATGAAGGGTCGTCTCAGCGATGAATTCGTCGCCATATCCGAGGGCGTGAAGAGGGCGCTGGTGGCGGACGGGGTGCCCGCGCGAAGGATCACGGTCATCCATAGCGCCGTCGACCTCGAACGTTACCGGCCCCATCAATCCCCGGTCCGAGACCTGCGGACCGCCTACGGATTACCCGCCGACAGCCTGCTGGTGGGGGTCATCGCCCAGCTCATCCCAAGGAAGGGCCATGATTATCTTTTCCAGGCCCTGCCCCGCCTGCTGAAACGCTTTCCCAATCTGCGGCTGCTGCTGTTCGGCCAGGGGCCCTTGCGTGGCGATTTGGAGAATTCCGCAAGACGACTCGGTATCAATCCCTTCGTTACGTTCGCGGGATTCTCGCCAACCCTTGCCAACGATTTGCCTCAGCTCAATTTGGTGGTGCATCCCGCGCTCATGGAAGGGCTGGGTGTGTCGTTACTGGAAGCCTCGGCATGCCAAGTGCCCATCGTGGCGAGTGCCGTGGGTGGTATACCCGAGGTTGTGCATGATCATGATAACGGCATCCTGGTGCCGCCTGCCGATCCCGAAGCTCTGCTTGACGCCATATCTACTCTATTGAGTGATGATCAGCTGCGATGCCTTCTTGGCCATGGCGGTAGAATGCTGATGGAGCGCGAGTTTTCCATCCCCCAAATGGCGAATGCGTACGATCGCCTATACGAAACGATCCGGCATCGAATCGGGAAATGA